TTTCCTTCTTTCTTTCCTTCTTTCTTTCTTGCGGGGTGGTGCCGTATCAGACACGAAAACGCCCGGCGCGGGGCCGGGCAGAAGCATAAGGGTCGAACTTAAATAACGCTAACAGGCTGGGTTAGATTTCTTCGCGGCCGAGGGCACGCAGTACGTTATTAATCTTATCTTTACCGCCAACGCTATCGTAGTACTTAGGCCATACTTCGCTGGTCGCCTTAGAGATCCATTCTGCTTCATCAACTTCAGCCCACTGCATGCCTTTGCTTAGCAGGTTGGCCTTTGCAGACGCTTCTTTATCACGAAGGAAGTCAGCACTGTGAAGGGTGGCTGCTTTGCCTGCCGCCAGGATTGCAGCCTGAACATCTTCAGGCTGATCCTGGTAGATAGATTCCGACATGATCATAGGTTCCAGCAGGAAGTTGTAATGAATGTTAGAAATGTAGGTTTGTACTTCATTGAATTTAACCGACTCGATATCTACAAGTGACAGGTCCTGACCATCGACGACCTGTTGCTGCAGAGCAGTGAACAGCTCAGACCATGCCATAGGTGTCGGGTTAATGCCCCATGCTTTATACGTATCAATCATTATCTCGTTTTTAGGCACACGGATAACCAGGTCCTGAAGATCATTAAGGTTAGCTACTGGGTGTTTGGAGTTGGTCAGTACCCGAAAGCCAGAAAAGGTCCAGCCGATGATACGTACGCCTGCATCACGAATAGTGTTATCAACCAGCTGTTGTGCAGCAGGGCTGTTGGTTAGCTCAACGGCTTCGTCAAGGCTCTGAATCATGTATGGCAGGGTGAATACGCCAACACTTGGGGAGAAAGGGGTAATGTTATTAATAGCTACGACGGAGAAGTCCAATACACCCAGTGCCGCATCGTTGATCGTATCCTGTTCTGAACCAAGCTGGCTGTTGTAGAACATTTTAGCGGTAGATTTTGCATCAGTATTCTTTTCCAGCTCGGAGACAAATTTACTGGCCAGTGCGTGTTGTGAACCACCCTGACCACCACCAAGTGCTATCTTGTATTCGGTAGCCTGTAATAAAGGGCTGGCACAGAACAGGGCGCAGCTTAACAGTAAAGATTTAGTTGTTGTTTTCATCTTTTACCTCTGGGTCGCGTATCTCAGGCGCGACATGTTAATAGTGAAGCGTAAAAGCTTCACGGTTTTTATATGCCCTTGGCCTATTTTAGTAATAGCAGCTGTCGGACACGGTTGGTTGTAATCGGTTGTGCATCCATAATTCCGGGAATTTGCTGTTCCCTGTTTTCAGTTGGCAGGCTGTTACGGATGACGTCCTGCAAAACTTGTTTATCAAGGCTGAGTTGCTTTACCTGTTTTTGCAGCAAGCGGTTGGTCTGCTGCAACTCAGTAAGTTGATCAATTGCGGCGGCGTTAAGGCCATTAAAGCGACGCTTCCAGTTATAGAAGGTGGTATCTGTGATTTTTAGCCGGTCACAAATGGTGCTAGCCAGCACACCACATTCCGCCATGAATAACGCCTGCTCGATAATTGCTGACTGAGTTTTCATTACCGGGACTGCCAGTACACCACTTGGGTTTCGGTGTATTCATACAGGCCGTGTTTACCGTCAGCACCACCAATTCCAGATTTACGCGTACCAGCGTGATAGCCCTGCATAGCTTCAAAGTGTTCGCGGTTAACGTAGGTTTCGCCAAACTTGAGTTCACGGCAGGCTTTCATTATCTCGTCGGCATCCTGTGAGAAGATGGAGGACGTGAGGCCAAACTCTGAGTCATTAGCGTGAGTCAGTGCTTCATCAAGGCTGTCGACAATCATTACTGGTAATACGGGACCGAAGATTTCCTGCTGCATAAGAGGGTGTTGGTTGTCTTCAACCTGAAGTACCGTCGGCTGGTAGTGATGTCCGGCAACATTTGCGACTACGTCACCACCGCAGAGTACTTTTGTGCCGTCTGCTTTTGCGGCGCTGACCATTGCGGCAACCTTATCCAGTCCTTGCTGGTTAACCAGTGGGCCCATCTCGATCTTTGCATCTTTGAGAGGGTCACCAAGTTTGGTATCGGACATTGCAGCGGTAATTTTTTCGAGAAACTCGTCAGCAACATTGCGCTCGACGTAAACCCGTTCTGCGCAGTTACATACCTGACCAGTATTGATAATGCGGGAGTCACGGATAGCTTTAACTGCAAGATCGATATCAGCTTTAGCGGTAACAATGGCCGGGGCTTTGCCGCCCAGCTCTAAATTAACTTTAGTGACGTTAGCGGCGCAGGTAGCCATGATCCGCTTGCCTGTTTCAACGCTACCCGTAAAGCTCACCATGCCGACGTCTTTATTTTCACAAAGAGCAGCACCACTGGTACCTTTACCTGCTACCAGGTTGAAAATACCAGCAGGTAAATCGGTTTCAGCAACCAGTTTTGCAAATTCAAAGGCATTGTTTGGCGTTTCTTCGCTGGGCTTGATGACTATGGCATTACCGGTAACCAGTGCTGGAGCGAGTTTGCGGGCGATCAGGAAGAACGGGAAGTTCCATGGGAGGATTCCGCCGATTACACCGATGGGTTTGCGTTGTAATAAAATGGTTTCATTGGGCCGGTCGCTGGTTATCACTTCGCCTTCAATACGGCGTGCCCATTCAGCCATGTAATCCAGGTAGTCAGCCGTAAAATTAACTTCAACCTCTGCAAGACCCATTACCTTGCCTTGCTCTGCAACAATAGTTCGTGCCAGAGCGGGTACGTTTTCACGTAACTTGTTAGCAATCTGACGCAGATAGCCAGCCCGTTCTATCGCGGGTTTACGTGACCATTCAACCTGAGCGGCTTTAGCAGCAGCAACAGCCTGGTTAACGTCATCAGCATTACTGTCAGGAATGGTAGACAGTAATTCGCCGTTAGCAGGGTTGGTTACGTCGATCCGCGCGTCAGAAGAAGCGGAAATAAACTGGCCATTTATAAAGTTTTGGTAATGTTCAGTGCTGCTCATGGAGAAGACTCCTTTGTTATTGTTAGCAGGTGCGTTTTTTTAAGATTTCAGTTGTGACGTTTGAAGATCTGTTTAGCTAAGTCTGTAAAAAGTCCGTATGCAACGCGCGTAATGAGGGTCGTCATAAGAGCTTTAAACAGAGTGCTCAGGTACAGCGCTTCAGAAAAACTTAAAGTGCTTTCGGATTGGCTGGCGGATATCCCAGTTCACCAATAAGCCAGCTTCAACGGTCACTAAATCACCCTGATAGATGGTTTTATCGATACCGCACTTTGTTGTCAGGCGTGCTTCTCCATCGAGGATGTAGAACATCTCTTTGGCGGTGTAGTCTTCATCAAAGTTACAGGGTTCCTTTTCCCAAACAGGCCATTGTGTAACAGTGTTAAGTTGGGAGTTGCTCGGTGATTCAATAGAAATCATTTGCCTGTCCATATTTTAATTATTTTAATATCAATTGATTGAAGCAATTTAATAATGTTAATTATTGATTGTTAGCTGGTTCTTGTGTCCATCGAGTCACGCATTTCGTAGTACTTTATAGCGCTGTAAACGCCTAGCTTGTGCATGCCGTGGAATGGAAAAGCTTTGAAATTGGTTGTTGGTATTGCCAGGTCTTCGGGCGCTTTACCTAAGACCCTCTCAGATAGAATGCGGCCCATGACTGTGCCCATGGCAACGCCACGGCCGTTGTAGCCAAGGCCGGCCAATATGCCGGGTGCAGGTTCGTGCAAATGAGGTAATACTTCAGGTGTAAATGCCAGTCGGCCGCCCCAGTAAACATCAAGATCTGCAGCTGAGAATTGAGGGAAAACGTGGTTGATAGCTTTATGCAAACGCTTACGGTCAGCGTTATTGCATTGCTCGCTCATGCCGAGACTGCCGAAGAGTAGGCGGTTCTTGTTGTCTTTTCGGCAGTAATAAATCACCCGGCGGGTATCTGAAAGGGTGTGCCCCTGCGGCAGGATAGCGTCATACTCGTCATCAGTAAGTGGGCGGGTTACAGCCTGTACGCTGATTAACGGAACGATTGTTTGTTTAAGACCTTTCAGTGTGTTGTCGGTATAGCCGTTAGTGCAGAACAGCACCCAGTCACTGGTGACTTTCCCTTTAGGGGTGTTTATTTGCCATTGCTTATCAGCTGGTGTGATGCTGAGGGCTGGGCTTTGAGAATATATTTCTGCTCCATGCTGACTGGCAACGCGGGCCAGTTCACGGCTGTAGGACAAAGGTTGAATGCAGCCACCGGATTTTACGACTGTTGCTGTCTGGTATGCGTTGGATCCACTTACACGCTGTAATTCTTCGCCTTCAAGAAAGCTGATATCAAGGCCAAACTCAGACCAGCCTTTATGCATTTCTTCCAGATCTTTGATAGCACTATTACAGTGTGCACCACGGATCCAGCCATTCTGAACGGCATCACAATCCAGTTTGTATTCGTTAATCAGATTAAATAATTCGTTACCAGAATTTACATAGCTTTCCAGCATGCGGGGGCCATAAGTGTCGCCTAGCTGAGTAATGATCTTTTCTGGAACAGCGTGAGCTAGTGGATTGACCTGGCCGCCAGTACGCCCAGAAGCACCCCAGCCTGGTTCATGGGAATCCAGCAGTGCAACGTTAAGACCTGCCTTTGCTAATTCCAGTGCCGCTCTTAATCCGGTTATACCGGCGCCAATGATGGTCACGTCACGGCGAATCTCTTCCTGCAGTGAGTTGCCCGGTTGTGCCGGAACGGCAGTCTGGGTCCAGAAGGAAGGATTGGTGGATTGCGGAAGGGACATCTTTAGCTCCGTTCATGCTGTCGTGAGTGACAGGTTGTTATCTGAGTGCCGGTTCAGAGTATCAACGGAGGTAGCGCTTCAACCATTTGGCTGGCTTGTACGCTTTGAAGCTAAAGCGCTGCATTTATTGTGCGTTTGGGATGCAGCGCTTATGTAAATTGCGCTTTGTGCTCGGTTTTTAAGCTTTATTAAGGTAAGTTTCTGTATATCGATGGGCTTTGGCATTGGTTACGTGCAGCGCTTAAGAGCACAAAACTGGTTTAAAGCTAACGTAAGCTGTAAAGCCTAGCTAAGTAAAAAACAGAGTATTAGTGAACCGGTTCAGAGACCGGTCAGAGGTGAAGTTTTTCATGCAGCCAAATGATGATCTGGCAAATTTTGCCGCTAATCTGCAGTTCTTATGTGGCTTTTACAGTTCTATTTCAGAGGTTTGCCGCCGGTTAGAAATTAACAGACAGCAATTTAACCGCTATCTGAACGGTAAAGCTTTTCCATCGTTTAAGAACCTGAAGAAAATCTGTGACTTTTTTGGTGTAGAGAGTGAAGAAATTGTTGAAGCACCTGGCGTATTTAAGACCAGGGTTTCGCCACCAGATACCGTTAATGCCCAGCAGGCTATCCCGACAAACTTAGCGAATATTATTTTGCCCTTACTGAAAAGCCCTAATCAGGGGCTGGAACGGTATGAAGGCTATTACTACCGTTACTTTTATTCGTTTGGTTTTCCTGGATTTATCTTCCGCTCATTTGTGAAGATATATAAGAGCGATGATATTTACTACATGAAGCACATTGAGCGTTCCAGCGGTAAGAATCCTATGCTGGGCGCAAGGCTAACCATCAAATATCACGGTTTGGTATTTCTATTGGCGGACAGATTGTTTTTAGTTGAATCAGAGCCTGAGTTAAATTCGACCGTATCGGAAACAATACTGACCCCTAGTTATCGGCCTAATAACCCGTATCTTTCCGGATTAATGATCTGTGCATCAAGCTGCAGTGCCCATCAGCCAGGTGCAGCCCGGACAATGTTTGAATATCTGGGTAAAAATATCGACGTACGTAAGGCTATGAAGAAATGTGATTTATTCCATCATACCGATGACAACATTCCGAAGAATATCCGTCAGGCAATTAGTAATGTCATAACGCCTGAGGAGTTTACCTTTCATCCGCCGAGGGGGTGACAGCTAAAACTGGACAACTCTTCATTAAAAAAAACACGCAGATTAAGTTTAAAGTTGTTAAAAACCCCAAGCCAGATGTTTTGTTTTGGTCAGTCCGGTTATTTTTGTAACAGTTACTTAGCAACTTTTTTGCGTAAAATTTAGTAATATAGATGCTTCACCCGGACTGGAATCTTTGCCGTATGTATATTCAGTCCGATTGCTTACGATATCTGACAATGGATTTTTAATGTCTCTCAAGCTGTTGATTATTGGTTATGTTTGGCCTGAGCCCCGGTCTTCTGCGGCGGGCAGCCGAATGATGGAGTTGATCGACTTTTTTCAGCAGCAGGGCTATGAAGTGACATTTGC
The DNA window shown above is from Aliamphritea ceti and carries:
- a CDS encoding TRAP transporter substrate-binding protein; the encoded protein is MKTTTKSLLLSCALFCASPLLQATEYKIALGGGQGGSQHALASKFVSELEKNTDAKSTAKMFYNSQLGSEQDTINDAALGVLDFSVVAINNITPFSPSVGVFTLPYMIQSLDEAVELTNSPAAQQLVDNTIRDAGVRIIGWTFSGFRVLTNSKHPVANLNDLQDLVIRVPKNEIMIDTYKAWGINPTPMAWSELFTALQQQVVDGQDLSLVDIESVKFNEVQTYISNIHYNFLLEPMIMSESIYQDQPEDVQAAILAAGKAATLHSADFLRDKEASAKANLLSKGMQWAEVDEAEWISKATSEVWPKYYDSVGGKDKINNVLRALGREEI
- a CDS encoding transposase, which produces MKTQSAIIEQALFMAECGVLASTICDRLKITDTTFYNWKRRFNGLNAAAIDQLTELQQTNRLLQKQVKQLSLDKQVLQDVIRNSLPTENREQQIPGIMDAQPITTNRVRQLLLLK
- the aldA gene encoding aldehyde dehydrogenase; amino-acid sequence: MSSTEHYQNFINGQFISASSDARIDVTNPANGELLSTIPDSNADDVNQAVAAAKAAQVEWSRKPAIERAGYLRQIANKLRENVPALARTIVAEQGKVMGLAEVEVNFTADYLDYMAEWARRIEGEVITSDRPNETILLQRKPIGVIGGILPWNFPFFLIARKLAPALVTGNAIVIKPSEETPNNAFEFAKLVAETDLPAGIFNLVAGKGTSGAALCENKDVGMVSFTGSVETGKRIMATCAANVTKVNLELGGKAPAIVTAKADIDLAVKAIRDSRIINTGQVCNCAERVYVERNVADEFLEKITAAMSDTKLGDPLKDAKIEMGPLVNQQGLDKVAAMVSAAKADGTKVLCGGDVVANVAGHHYQPTVLQVEDNQHPLMQQEIFGPVLPVMIVDSLDEALTHANDSEFGLTSSIFSQDADEIMKACRELKFGETYVNREHFEAMQGYHAGTRKSGIGGADGKHGLYEYTETQVVYWQSR
- a CDS encoding cupin domain-containing protein is translated as MISIESPSNSQLNTVTQWPVWEKEPCNFDEDYTAKEMFYILDGEARLTTKCGIDKTIYQGDLVTVEAGLLVNWDIRQPIRKHFKFF
- a CDS encoding NAD(P)/FAD-dependent oxidoreductase is translated as MSLPQSTNPSFWTQTAVPAQPGNSLQEEIRRDVTIIGAGITGLRAALELAKAGLNVALLDSHEPGWGASGRTGGQVNPLAHAVPEKIITQLGDTYGPRMLESYVNSGNELFNLINEYKLDCDAVQNGWIRGAHCNSAIKDLEEMHKGWSEFGLDISFLEGEELQRVSGSNAYQTATVVKSGGCIQPLSYSRELARVASQHGAEIYSQSPALSITPADKQWQINTPKGKVTSDWVLFCTNGYTDNTLKGLKQTIVPLISVQAVTRPLTDDEYDAILPQGHTLSDTRRVIYYCRKDNKNRLLFGSLGMSEQCNNADRKRLHKAINHVFPQFSAADLDVYWGGRLAFTPEVLPHLHEPAPGILAGLGYNGRGVAMGTVMGRILSERVLGKAPEDLAIPTTNFKAFPFHGMHKLGVYSAIKYYEMRDSMDTRTS
- a CDS encoding helix-turn-helix domain-containing protein, coding for MQPNDDLANFAANLQFLCGFYSSISEVCRRLEINRQQFNRYLNGKAFPSFKNLKKICDFFGVESEEIVEAPGVFKTRVSPPDTVNAQQAIPTNLANIILPLLKSPNQGLERYEGYYYRYFYSFGFPGFIFRSFVKIYKSDDIYYMKHIERSSGKNPMLGARLTIKYHGLVFLLADRLFLVESEPELNSTVSETILTPSYRPNNPYLSGLMICASSCSAHQPGAARTMFEYLGKNIDVRKAMKKCDLFHHTDDNIPKNIRQAISNVITPEEFTFHPPRG